The sequence below is a genomic window from Phaenicophaeus curvirostris isolate KB17595 chromosome 16, BPBGC_Pcur_1.0, whole genome shotgun sequence.
TGACAGCTGGGAAACGCAAGCCTTTTTGTGAACcctgaaattaaataattggTTGGTTTTTGAAATAACACAGTAACACTTTTTTCCAAGCATCTGCTTGCTGTTAGAATATCCTGTGGTCGTTTCATCTCCAGTCAAGCATTTTCAGTTAATATGCCTGAGCACATCTTGCTCCATAGGTACGAGAAACTAAAACATACAAAGCTAAAAGGCCTGTTACGTTCTGTAAATTAGACCAAGGCGCAGATGCAGAATTGTCTTGCGGATTGACTGCTGCTTCCCCCACCCCGACGCACGCTGAAAATCAACACAAAACCAGGCTTTGTCCATTTTACAAAAATAGCTCTTAATGAGATTTAATGCCTGTCTCCATTTTACAGATGTTCCAGACAAAAATCATTCTGCATATTTTATACATAAGAACAGAACTCGAGACAAGTTGGAACATCTCCTCTGAGCTTTAGTCTTGTTTGAATGAGTGTAGAAGGTCACCTGGGTAAAACCTGCCTCTAGCTTGTTAAAAACGTCTACGATAACGTCAAGTTTTCCCAATAACGATccaggaaaaaaccccaaattcacaacagaaacagtagTTCCTTACAGTGCAGGTAAGGAGCATCCATTTAGGTAATTAAAAAATGCACCAATGTTTCCATGAATGATTAAATATTCAGAATGGCTACTATAGAGTTATATAAGGGAGCACCTACAGGTTCcattttttctgcttaattAGGAAGCTAGAAAACTCTTCTGAAGACAGAACACCAGCAGCCTTATCCTGGCGAGGTTATCTTCATTACCTGGAAGTTTTGCAATCACAGGCAACACAAGGAGACTAATTCACCCTCCAGAGAGGCAAGCAGGCTGCATCTGAGACTTCTATCACAATTCTGCCTCCTGGCCAATAGTTCCAAAGCAAATGCTGAAAAACTGTCTCaaattaagataaaaataaataaagtggAGCGACAGGACTTCAAGAGGATATCCTGACTTATGCTACAGCAGAAAAGTCTCTTAATTCCAAGCATAAAGTGGTTTGAAATCATTTACATGTGATCCATACCCTGTGACGTGTCACTAATTTTTGGTTCTTGTTCTCTCCCAGGCATTTAAGAGATTTATGTGGGATTCGGAGAGATTAACTATATCCATTCCCAGGAGTTCTGGATGTTGTCACAGGTATCCAAGTCTTGTCAATAAAACCTAAAACCGAGGTCTACTGCCACACCATAACGCTTAATGAGGACAGCATGGAATTGTAATTAGTTCACCCTGGTTGAGCTTTGCTGTATTTTAGTCTCGAGTGTGGAGGTCTAGATTTAGAGCTGAGTTTCAGGACAGACAGCAGCATTATTCATTAGCACTTATTAGTCCGGTCTCACAGCAATTAGAAAAGACTCGAGTCACCCTTCAAGTTAGTTTGAGGACTGGAAGAATAGTGATGAAGTTTCACTATCCACCTAATGCACGTGCTGCAGGCTCAGCAGTGGTAACTCAGGGCTCCCTGCAATTATCCGAAGGCAGCAAGTGAGGTTGGGCACCCTTTAATTCCGGGACTCCGAGGATGTTGGGCTGCGGACTGTTGACATCAGGTGGGACTTGTATGTCTTGCTCAGGCCAGTCATCCAGAACTTGAGAAGCTTGACGTTGTCCTCCTCTGCCGCTCCCAGAATGCTCAGCAGTTTTTGGGTGTCCTCCTTGGGTCTGCTGTCCACTTTTGTGAATTTAAAGAGGACCTTGACTTTACTGCAGAAACAAGAAACTCCTGTCACTGTTACAATGGACTTGGATGGATCAGACTTCTCCTGGTACCTACTGCAACTGAATGTTAATAAAAGCTTCAAACAACATCCCAGGGCAACtgttttcacattttgaatgaaggtagaggaagaaaagggggtTAAGTTAGGGGGATTACTCATTTTCAGTACTAACATGCACAATTCTAGTCTGTCTCTTCATTCTAGTGAGAAGTGCAACAATTAATTGTGACAACCGGGAATCTCCCTGCAAGACGTATCAAGTGCCCATCTGGCCTTCAGGGAAATTCACCTAACCATGAAGTTCCATGAATCATTTCACATGACCGTCCAGTCTTCCTTCATCACTACTTGTACCTTTGAAATGCAGCGCCTCAAGGTGCAATCACGACATCTGTTTGGTGTGTTACCTGCACTGGAATATAATGCTATTGACAGGCATATATATATCTGCATACTTAATCCTCATAATGCACGAAGGCAGACAAGTATTGTCCTGTAGGTAACCTACAGTTGTGAACTGAAGCAGAAAGGTTAAGAACTGCTGAAAGCCAAAAAGACAGCTGGGACCAGAGCAGAACAACGCCGACACCCTTAGCTCTCAACCGGAAAGCCAACTGCTCGCAATACTAAAGCAGAAGTTACCTGACTAAAAGTTTGTCCTATACTCGGCTGTCACTGTTCCAGCATTAGTGCCAAAGCTGTTTCTTTGAAAGCAATGCAGTCATACTTACTTCATCCACTCCTCCTTCAGGCAAACAAGGCACTGATCCACAACATCCACAGAGAGGTTCTGGTTGGTCAGAGCAGCTTCGATCTTGTTCAAGATTGTAGGGCCAACTACAGGACCAGAccagagggggaaagggaagagaaaagaagacacAAGCTACGGGTCACCAGCTTACACCTTTACTAGTAATTGTTAACGAGGATTGGTCCATTTATTCTGTGAGCGGGGCCTGAACACCTGTGGAAACTGCAGATAAGAATACGCATTTGTTCCACCTCTTGTCCTGTTTGAGAGCACCAGCCTACACTCATTTTGCACCAGTACTTTGGTCTAGTGTGTTAATACAGCTTCCTCTGCACGCAGGAAGCTGCACTATTAATAACAACACAGCCTGTTTCGACACAGAGTTTGGTTTGATTAGTTCACAGATAATAATCTCCCCTCGAGTCAGGAAGAAAACTACCTGTTCTACAAGGTGGAAAAACATACCCCGCAGTGGCCTGCCTCGATTTAATTTCCACGGAAGAGGAGCTAAAGATCAACCCACCAGAAAAACATCTGATCCAAGAAGGAATATGGAATTTTGTGAAGGATCCTGGGACAGGCACACAGATTCAGGGGCTGtggttttcttcaaaacaaCTTTGAAACTGAAGCTGTGTAGATTTTGTTGTTTCTAGTCCCATAGCAaaagctcattaaaaaaaatgcagagttaTGAAAAATCTTCACACTCTGTACaaacatccatccatccatataaaaaaaataaaccctccATTTCAAAGTCTCCACTTACTCTTGATTTAATGTCCCTCCTGTTAAAGGCTATTCTCTCAGCAGTCTGTGGCCTAAAAAGTTTGATGCTGTGATGGAGAAAAGACCTTTCAGTGACTATTTTTGTCCAGAAGATTCAGGACACACCACTAGCTGGATGCAAAGCAGACTGTTGGGATTATACATGTGGGATCTACCTGGGCCATTCTGTATTGGTCATATCTGTCCATTCAGTGGAACATGGGAGGTGAGTAACATCGTGGTCCTTATAAGCTAGACTTACTCAGTATAAACACAAAGGTTTTCCAGGATAGAAAACATTTACTGTGGGTTACAGAAGAGTTTCCCTACAATTGCTGCTATACCTGTTACAGAATTCATTTCTCACTTCTGACAATTAATAAGCAAAATGCTGATCAGGTAACAGAAACCCTTTATAATTGAACAGACTGTACTAAACCTCACCTCCAACAGCAGCATCCCAGTTGTGTACTGACCTGGCTTCTACTCAGACTTCCTTAAGGGCCAGCACATAAAGAGCACAAAAAAAAGCTAAAGGGCTCTTGTAACCTCAGCGATATAAGCTCTTTCCGCTTTCACATCACCCACCTCGGTCTGCTGCAACAGGGCTACCGCTGGTGACAACGAACTCGTACTTGTTGAGGGACTGCTCGTCGTCAAACAGAGTTGGGTAGAGACTGGATCGGGTGGCAGAGCGAACTTCCACAAGGACCGCGAACTCTGGAGCAACAAGAGCCCAAAATAACATTAACTGCACTAGCCCCAGTTCTAACACACAGTTACATACTCCACTCCGAGgaagcacagctctgccactTACTAGGTTTCACCCAGCGttaattttttctctgtagGAACCAGGACAGCCAGCTATAGTAGGATCAGTGCTTAAAGAAGGTGTGACACCATCCAACTACTGATCAGGCAGGGGCATGGAGAAAAAATGCTGTGGTAGAGGCTTTAGCTCAAACAGCATTATTAGTCCACATGCCCATgcttaataattaaaaaaaaacaaaccatcttGTGTCCTTTAACATAAGGcaacagggaaaggagagggttCTGCAACAGGTTCTTACCAGATGATAATATGTGGGATGGGATTTGGACGTGCGGGCTAAGTCCTAGGAAGTTACACCGATATGCCTCTTCGTACTGGTCACTGTAGGGGATGATCCGCACACAACCAACAGGCAGCATGGtctaaagaaagaaggaaacacGTCAAGAGAAACACTGGAGCTAAACCAGTAAAAGTACAATTTTCCCTGACTTCCAGGGCCAGCCAGGACTCGGGAGCAATGCTCATGCAGATCATTCTGATTTAAGGGATTGGAAATACCCTGCTCAGCTTGAAAGACTATGCAGTTGCTGGGGACAACCAAGGCATACAAAGGTTgaggggtttgtttgtttggtgggTGTTTTTGGAGGGTtttcaggtttggttttttttttcccaagcccATGTAATTTAGAACACGTTCTCCACAAGATTACAGGTCAGAGACAGGTTGTTATGAAGGCTGGACTACCAGAAAGATagacataaaataataaaaaacaagggaaaactTTCTACCCGTAGCACATCAAAAGCAGACTGGACGAGATCCATATCTCGAGCTTTCCAGATGACCTGGTTCCCCATCAAAACATGCCAAGCCAGCATGCGGAACGACGATGCCCCAAGAACCTGAAAAACAACAACTATGGAGCATTAGTTATGAAAATCAGTGAAAAGCCCTGTCAAAACCTATGCCACCACATAAGAAAATGGCTAGAACTGAACATCAGAAATGACCATGACAGTTTAGCAGGTCTTATGACAGAGGAACAGCTCTAAATCACAGCACCAAGATCACGTATTTCTTTGACAGGTACAAAAGGCATTAGACTGTCACACGAAGCAGTATTTGCCCCCATGTACGGTTTCAAGAGCAAACAGCACCAAAGTACCACTTTGCCAACACGCCTCATCAATGACCCAATTCAAGATCAAACACATTAAGAGGGCAACCATTTCATTTCCAGGTTGCTCCAAATTCTTTGGTGCTCTGGCTGGACAGCATCAGTCAGCCCACTTGCTGGCCACATTACTGGTTTTGTTAAGATGGACACAGGCCTGTTTGGAATGGGACTGAACAATTTCTAATAGGTGATGGTAACTTTCAGGGATTTCTCCAATTCGGGTTATGCTCACGACAGCGATTCAGGCATGAAAGGTGAAACAGAGTTCTTAGACAACCCTCCAAGGGCACACAATACAGTGTTGTAGTTCAATAGCTTCAAGCATTCTAAATTAGGAGACAGTAGAacaaaaggaggctgaggacaTAAAGCAGGCATTTGTCAGGAGTGTTCAGGAAAAACTGGTGTGAAAGAGACTGTGGGTCAAACGCACCGAGCCTTTCACTCAGCCAGGTACCTGGAAGCACTGGATAAAAGCTACATCTATATGGATCCATTCCTTTTATTtgtaaatgattattttttccctctgaaataCATTCGTTTTAAGCAATAATACTTGGCTTTGAAGATGCTGTGTGACCTCTGTATTAAATTACTGTCACTGCTCTTGGAAAGCAGGAAAGTGCACAATTTGAGAGAAATCATATGATCCCATCCCACATGAGCAATGATCACCAGAGGCCCACATGATCTCAGAGGAGGGGAGTGCCctcagagacacagacaacaccgTGTTACATGCTGTGTGGGCACTGTGTTCAACACAGAACCAGGAAAGAAGCACAGACTGCaggaaataaagatattttcttaaaaacaacaaaaccaaaaaggcaTTATCAGTAGAAAACAAGTTGTTAGCTTGTGAATTCAGCAGAGTAACTGTGCTCCTCTTACCTGCCTCATGTGCCTGAGAGAGCGGAAGACAGACAACCTTCTGTGAGCTACGTTCCAGCTGTTGCAATCTGGCATCAGAGACGTTTCAGGTGAGCATTTAGATAGCTCCTGCCCTTCCACAACATCTGGCTGGGAAGAAGGCTTCTCTCCCTCCTCGGAACCATCCCAGCCTTCTGACTCTTCTTTCAAGTctagcaaaaaaaggaaaaaaaagtagagcgATCATAGAAACTGCTGCTCTCTAGGCATGGGAACTGCCCCAGAAGTGCCTACGCACACGCTGCGCAGCGTATGTTGGCCGCCTGTGGGGAGACAGAGTTCA
It includes:
- the FLCN gene encoding folliculin, with the translated sequence MNAIVALCHFCELHGPRTLFCTEVLHSPLPQGASSGDISGQNEQVEEEEGGIQMSSRIRSHSPAEGASADSSSPGPKKSDMCEGCRSLAGGHPGYVSHDKETSIKYVSHQHPNHPQLFSIVRQACVRSLSCEVCPGREGPIFFGDEQHGFVFSHTFFIKDSLARGFQRWYSIITIMMDRIYLINSWPFLLGKIRGIIDELQGKALKVFEAEQYGCPQRAQRMNTAFTPFLHQRNGNAARSLTSLTNDENLWACLHTSFAWLLKACGSRLTEKLLEGAPTEDTLVQMEKLADLKEESEGWDGSEEGEKPSSQPDVVEGQELSKCSPETSLMPDCNSWNVAHRRLSVFRSLRHMRQVLGASSFRMLAWHVLMGNQVIWKARDMDLVQSAFDVLRTMLPVGCVRIIPYSDQYEEAYRCNFLGLSPHVQIPSHILSSEFAVLVEVRSATRSSLYPTLFDDEQSLNKYEFVVTSGSPVAADRVGPTILNKIEAALTNQNLSVDVVDQCLVCLKEEWMNKVKVLFKFTKVDSRPKEDTQKLLSILGAAEEDNVKLLKFWMTGLSKTYKSHLMSTVRSPTSSESRN